One stretch of Thermoplasmata archaeon DNA includes these proteins:
- the alaS gene encoding alanine--tRNA ligase, with amino-acid sequence MPQGDMSVELNFFRERGFERRQCSSCGSAFWSPGGSRALCGDTPCVEYSFIGAPKMREKHDLASMRELYLSFFEKRGHTRISRYPVVARWRDDVFLVNASIYDFQPHVTSGEVPPPANPLTISQPCIRLVDLDSVGRSGRHLSNFEMMAHHAFNTKERRVYWKEECVAYCHELLTEELGVPEDEITYKENPWTGGGNAGSALEVMVGGLELATLVFMDLRLDPRGPVVLDGQRYGPMPLSVVDTGYGLERFVWVSRGTPTIYDAIYPGVLKELFELSGVSPPEKCAHPEVLAEHARLAGMMSVSTTSRLMEQRKGLLERLRGKGINLSLQELVELLEPIEKVFTLADHTRCILLMLADGIVPSNVKAGYLARLVIRKALRVMEELGLETPLADLVFMHRKTTEGVLKIVGTEEVIRTMLELETKRYRETSEKGARMVRRLARECGGGITLEKLIELYDTHGIHPSVVQAAAAEVGVSVEVPDAFSALVAQRHSAEQAREERWPALPEGIPPTRALYYEQPALRSFEAVVLFSRRSGGREEVVLDATAFYPEGGGQHADKGWIEAAEAHGRPGGGEAAMGDALQQEGSGPRKGGEREGVKVRAAVVDVQKVDGRIIHVLEPPLGLREGERVRGEVDWRVRMAHSRHHTATHIIIGSARRVLGPHVWQAGAEKGESGAHVDISHYDRVTMEQLHEIERVANEVVAANLPVELLELPREEAEKRYGFLLYQGGAPTGRVIRVVRIGDFDSQACGGTHTRTSGEAGLIKITRAERIQDGVVRLEYSASLAALARIQHMERLLHEASNELSVPPEQLPKSARRFFEEWKALRKEVQALRTRTAREMAERRRPLAERVGEFSLVAISEEVDIELARELATALAGDPRTVCAVSSKLEGTLVLAAGGEVPLRMGELARELAGCLGASGGGRDRLAQLGGISAERAEEAARAAAELLRARLSGK; translated from the coding sequence ATGCCGCAGGGCGACATGTCGGTCGAGCTGAATTTCTTCAGGGAGCGCGGATTCGAGAGGCGACAGTGCTCCAGTTGCGGCTCCGCCTTCTGGAGCCCCGGCGGGTCCCGCGCCCTATGCGGCGACACACCGTGCGTGGAATATTCCTTCATCGGTGCCCCGAAGATGAGGGAGAAGCACGACCTCGCCTCGATGAGGGAACTCTACCTATCATTCTTTGAAAAAAGGGGCCACACCCGAATTAGCCGCTACCCGGTCGTGGCGCGCTGGAGGGACGACGTCTTCCTAGTCAACGCCTCGATATACGACTTCCAGCCCCACGTGACCTCCGGAGAGGTCCCGCCCCCGGCCAATCCCCTGACGATTTCCCAGCCGTGCATAAGGCTCGTAGACCTCGACTCCGTCGGGCGCTCGGGCCGCCACCTGTCGAACTTCGAGATGATGGCCCACCACGCCTTCAATACAAAGGAGAGGAGAGTCTATTGGAAAGAGGAGTGCGTCGCCTACTGCCACGAGCTCCTGACCGAAGAGCTCGGCGTTCCGGAAGATGAGATAACCTATAAAGAGAACCCGTGGACCGGCGGAGGCAACGCGGGGAGCGCCCTAGAGGTCATGGTTGGGGGGCTCGAACTCGCGACCCTCGTCTTCATGGACCTGAGGCTTGACCCCCGCGGGCCAGTGGTTCTGGACGGACAGAGGTATGGACCGATGCCCCTATCCGTCGTCGACACGGGGTACGGTCTGGAGCGCTTCGTGTGGGTCTCAAGGGGTACACCGACGATATACGACGCAATCTACCCCGGGGTTTTGAAGGAGCTGTTCGAGCTATCTGGCGTCAGTCCGCCCGAGAAATGCGCCCACCCCGAGGTCCTGGCGGAGCACGCGCGCCTCGCGGGAATGATGAGCGTGAGCACAACCTCAAGACTAATGGAGCAGAGAAAGGGCCTCCTCGAGCGCCTCAGGGGTAAGGGAATCAACCTGAGCCTCCAGGAGCTCGTCGAGCTCCTCGAGCCCATCGAGAAGGTGTTCACCCTCGCCGACCACACCCGCTGCATCCTGCTCATGCTCGCCGACGGAATAGTCCCCTCGAACGTGAAGGCTGGGTATCTGGCTAGGCTCGTGATACGCAAGGCCCTCCGCGTGATGGAGGAGCTGGGGCTGGAGACACCTCTCGCCGACCTCGTATTTATGCATAGAAAGACCACGGAGGGCGTTCTAAAAATCGTTGGGACGGAGGAGGTCATCCGAACGATGCTCGAGCTGGAGACGAAGCGCTATCGAGAGACCTCTGAGAAGGGCGCAAGAATGGTGAGGAGGCTCGCGCGGGAATGCGGGGGCGGAATCACGCTCGAGAAGCTGATCGAACTCTACGACACGCACGGCATCCACCCCTCGGTCGTGCAGGCCGCCGCCGCTGAGGTCGGGGTGAGCGTCGAAGTCCCGGACGCATTCAGCGCTCTCGTGGCCCAGCGTCACTCAGCAGAGCAGGCGAGGGAGGAGCGGTGGCCCGCCCTGCCGGAGGGAATTCCCCCGACCCGGGCACTATACTACGAGCAGCCCGCCCTGAGGAGTTTCGAGGCTGTGGTGCTTTTCAGCAGGAGGTCCGGCGGGAGGGAGGAGGTCGTGCTTGACGCCACGGCATTTTACCCCGAGGGCGGGGGCCAGCACGCGGACAAGGGGTGGATAGAGGCTGCGGAGGCGCACGGGAGGCCTGGGGGAGGGGAGGCAGCTATGGGTGATGCGCTCCAGCAGGAGGGGTCCGGTCCGAGAAAGGGCGGCGAGAGAGAGGGTGTGAAGGTGCGCGCCGCTGTGGTGGACGTGCAGAAGGTTGACGGGAGAATCATCCACGTCCTAGAGCCGCCGCTGGGGCTCAGGGAGGGGGAGAGGGTCAGGGGCGAGGTCGACTGGAGAGTGAGGATGGCCCACAGCAGGCATCACACAGCCACGCACATCATTATTGGTTCGGCGAGGCGGGTTCTGGGTCCGCACGTCTGGCAGGCCGGGGCTGAGAAGGGTGAGAGCGGGGCCCACGTGGATATATCCCACTACGACAGGGTGACGATGGAGCAGCTCCACGAGATAGAGCGTGTGGCGAACGAGGTCGTGGCGGCCAACCTGCCCGTCGAGCTCCTCGAGCTCCCCCGGGAGGAGGCCGAGAAAAGGTACGGCTTCCTCCTATATCAGGGCGGGGCCCCAACGGGCAGGGTGATTCGCGTGGTTAGGATAGGCGATTTCGACTCCCAGGCCTGCGGCGGGACACACACCAGAACCTCTGGCGAGGCCGGTCTAATAAAAATCACCAGAGCGGAGAGAATTCAGGACGGCGTCGTCAGGCTTGAGTACTCCGCCAGCCTCGCGGCCCTAGCGAGAATTCAGCACATGGAGAGACTGCTGCACGAGGCCTCGAACGAGCTCAGCGTCCCGCCGGAGCAGCTGCCGAAGAGCGCTAGGCGCTTCTTCGAGGAGTGGAAGGCGCTCCGCAAGGAGGTCCAGGCGCTCAGAACGAGGACCGCGCGCGAGATGGCTGAGAGGAGGAGGCCCCTCGCCGAGAGGGTCGGGGAATTCTCTCTTGTGGCGATTTCCGAGGAAGTCGACATCGAGCTCGCGAGAGAGCTCGCCACGGCCCTCGCAGGGGACCCACGCACGGTGTGCGCCGTTTCGAGCAAGCTGGAAGGCACCCTCGTCCTCGCCGCGGGTGGGGAGGTGCCGCTCAGAATGGGAGAACTTGCGAGAGAGCTCGCGGGCTGCTTGGGCGCCTCAGGCGGGGGGAGGGACAGGCTCGCCCAGCTCGGCGGCATTTCTGCGGAAAGGGCGGAGGAGGCGGCGCGCGCCGCGGCGGAGCTTCTCCGGGCTCGCCTTTCCGGGAAGTGA
- a CDS encoding glycosyltransferase family 4 protein: protein MRIAQACFRFAAPGGAEEHVMQISKELVRRGHEVVVHTSDILTETPWVRGEWPAGGRGTGGAGSLDGIEVVRHRAYIRPLSRRWSTLVIPDMVSGLLGERCDIYHAHSHRYFQLEAAASAARARKRPLVVTPHYHPAERREGARTRVLLKLYDLYSSAGIYSWASRVLTMTELEKKYLSSIVPATKCTTIGTGIDPGEWEEAPDPSLFKERCGVERPYILYSGRLASNKGLETLFETLPDIFRGWNGELVLVGKDWGMRERLEEAARRGGFEARVRFIDFLSEREIYRAAIAGCELLVLPSEWEAFGIVLLEAAMCRRPVVATAVGGVPEVVHDGTTGILVPYGDTRALSDAVTALLSDPARGARMGERARELVLERYTWPKVVDRILRVYKEILG from the coding sequence ATGAGAATCGCTCAGGCGTGCTTCAGGTTCGCCGCGCCCGGCGGGGCGGAGGAGCACGTTATGCAGATATCGAAGGAGCTGGTCAGGAGGGGCCACGAGGTCGTAGTCCATACCTCGGACATCCTGACAGAGACGCCCTGGGTGAGGGGGGAGTGGCCGGCAGGAGGGAGAGGCACCGGTGGAGCGGGCTCCCTCGACGGCATCGAGGTCGTGAGGCACAGGGCCTACATCCGCCCGCTTTCGAGGCGCTGGAGCACCCTCGTCATTCCGGATATGGTCTCCGGCCTCCTGGGCGAGCGATGCGATATCTACCACGCCCACTCCCACCGCTACTTCCAGCTGGAGGCGGCCGCGTCGGCCGCAAGAGCGCGCAAGAGGCCTCTGGTCGTCACGCCCCACTATCATCCGGCGGAGAGGAGGGAGGGCGCGAGGACACGCGTCCTGCTCAAGCTCTACGACCTCTACTCGAGCGCAGGGATATACTCGTGGGCCAGCAGGGTCCTGACGATGACGGAGCTCGAGAAGAAGTATCTGAGCTCAATCGTCCCAGCCACGAAGTGCACCACAATCGGGACTGGAATCGACCCCGGCGAGTGGGAGGAGGCGCCCGACCCCAGCCTCTTTAAGGAGCGCTGCGGGGTCGAGAGGCCCTACATACTCTACTCGGGCAGGCTTGCCAGCAACAAAGGGCTGGAGACCCTATTCGAGACCCTCCCGGATATATTCAGGGGCTGGAATGGGGAACTCGTGCTCGTCGGGAAAGACTGGGGAATGAGAGAGAGGCTTGAGGAGGCCGCACGCCGGGGCGGTTTTGAGGCGAGGGTCAGATTCATCGACTTCCTGTCAGAGAGAGAAATATATAGAGCCGCAATCGCGGGGTGCGAGCTGCTCGTGCTGCCGAGCGAGTGGGAGGCCTTCGGCATCGTTCTTCTCGAAGCAGCGATGTGCCGCAGGCCCGTCGTGGCAACGGCCGTGGGGGGAGTGCCAGAGGTTGTTCACGATGGGACCACGGGCATCTTAGTTCCCTATGGGGACACGCGGGCGCTCTCGGACGCCGTCACGGCGCTCCTCTCTGACCCGGCCCGGGGGGCGCGGATGGGCGAGCGAGCGCGCGAGCTTGTCCTCGAGAGATACACCTGGCCTAAGGTCGTCGACAGAATTCTGAGGGTCTACAAGGAAATCCTCGGATGA
- the nadE gene encoding NAD(+) synthase: MVCLPLVPRFEPEMAEAICRFIGHRVEQAGASGVVFGLSGGLDSTVVGALSARALGEERVLALLMPEKKPAPEALLAVKWLGVPHRIVPIGELAASVLEAGGAGARASSAAGGGGRRAGGGGQGHASRKGRVAGKGKGGMVTDPRLAAGNVKARLRMILLYLEANRSGRLVAGTGNKSEILTGYFTKYGDGGVDILPIGDLYKTQVRALAEWLGVPERIRLLVPSAGLYPGQTDEGELGISYEELDRVLLGLELGLGPAEISRRAGITQERIARVMALVRRSAHKRLFPQIPKLAIRTVGLDWREELLHAGDRE, encoded by the coding sequence GTGGTTTGCCTGCCCCTGGTTCCCCGGTTCGAGCCCGAGATGGCCGAGGCGATATGCCGCTTCATAGGCCATAGGGTCGAGCAGGCTGGGGCCTCCGGGGTGGTTTTCGGCCTGAGCGGCGGTCTAGACTCGACCGTAGTTGGAGCGCTCTCTGCGCGCGCACTCGGTGAGGAGAGGGTGCTTGCGCTCCTAATGCCCGAGAAGAAGCCGGCGCCGGAAGCTCTTCTGGCGGTGAAGTGGCTTGGTGTTCCGCACAGAATCGTTCCCATCGGCGAGCTCGCGGCATCGGTGCTTGAGGCGGGCGGGGCTGGCGCGCGTGCGTCCTCTGCGGCCGGGGGAGGGGGGAGGCGAGCGGGCGGAGGGGGTCAGGGACATGCCTCGAGGAAGGGTCGTGTTGCGGGAAAAGGGAAGGGAGGAATGGTGACGGACCCGAGGCTCGCCGCGGGAAATGTAAAGGCGAGACTGAGGATGATTCTGCTGTATCTCGAAGCCAACCGCTCGGGGAGGCTAGTGGCCGGGACTGGAAACAAGAGCGAGATTCTCACGGGCTACTTCACAAAGTACGGCGACGGTGGAGTGGACATCCTGCCCATCGGCGACCTCTACAAGACTCAAGTCAGGGCCCTCGCTGAGTGGCTTGGTGTTCCCGAGAGGATAAGATTGCTGGTCCCCTCCGCAGGCCTCTATCCCGGCCAGACCGACGAAGGGGAGCTCGGCATCTCCTATGAAGAGCTCGACAGAGTCCTCCTCGGCCTCGAGTTGGGGCTCGGGCCCGCTGAGATCTCACGCAGAGCCGGAATCACGCAAGAGAGGATTGCGAGAGTGATGGCGCTAGTCAGAAGGAGCGCCCACAAGAGACTATTTCCACAGATACCCAAGCTCGCCATCAGGACCGTAGGGCTGGACTGGCGAGAGGAGCTCTTGCACGCAGGGGACAGGGAGTAG